Proteins found in one Tamandua tetradactyla isolate mTamTet1 chromosome 3, mTamTet1.pri, whole genome shotgun sequence genomic segment:
- the HGSNAT gene encoding heparan-alpha-glucosaminide N-acetyltransferase isoform X4, with protein sequence MDEALLLIYNELLGTNLTVYWNTERCYHCLYQVLVNVSRSRKQGKPSIAPVAVSTQYRSFLQLKDTLDEREVCSLEYKFGEFGNYSLLVKPLHNGVSEVACDIVVNENPVDSNLPVSIAFLVGLVLIIAISFLRFLLSLDDFNNWISKAINSRETDRLINSDLGSPSRADALSGDAQSETWRPSALPHRLRCVDTFRGISLILMVFVNYGGGKYWYFKHASWNGLTVADLVFPWFVFIMGSSIFLSMTSVLQRGSSKLKLLGKIAWRSFLLICIGIVIVNPNYCLGPLSWNKVRIPGVLQRLGVTYLVVAVLELLFAKPVPENCASERSCSSLRDIIPSWPQWLCILMLESIWLGLTFFLPVPGCPIGYLGPGGIGDLGKFPNCTGGAAGYIDRLLLGDDHLYQHPSSHVLYHTKMAYDPEGILGTINSIVMAFLGVQAGKILLYYKDQTKDILIRFAAWCCVLGLISMALTKISENEGFIPVNKNLWSISYVTTLSSFAFFILLILYPVVDVRGLWTGAPFYYPGMNSILVYVGHEVFKNYFPFQWKLGNNQSHKEHLIQNIVATALWVFIAYVLYKKKVFWKI encoded by the exons ATGGATGAGGCTTTGCTGCTCATTTATAATGAATTACTTGGGACAAACTTGACTGTCTATTGGAATACTGAACGTTGTTATCAT TGCTTGTATCAGGTTCTAGTCAATGTTTCAAGAAGTAGAAAACAAGGGAAGCCTAGCATTGCACCTGTGGCAGTGAGCACCCAGTATCGATCCTTCCTGCAACTTAAGGATACCTTGGATGAGAGAGAAGTTTGTAG TCTGGAATACAAATTTGGAGAATTTGGAAACTATTCTCTCTTGGTAAAACCCCTCCATAATGGAGTCAGCGAAGTTGCTTGTGACATAGTTGTCAATGAGAATCCAGTTGACAGCAACCTTC ctgtgAGTATCGCATTCCTTGTTGGTCTGGTACTCATCATTGCAATATCCTTTCTAAGGTTCTTACTGAG CTTGGATGACTTTAATAATTGGatttcaaaagcaataaattctcgAGAAACTGATCGCCTCATAAATTCT GATCTGGGATCTCCAAGCAGGGCAGACGCTCTCAGTGGTGATGCCCAGTCAGAAACATGGCGCCCGTCTGCCCTACCACACCGCCTCCGCTGTGTGGACACATTCAGGGG GATATCTCTCATACTCATGGTTTTCGTTAATTATGGAGGAGGAAAATATTGGTACTTCAAGCATGCGAGTTGGAATG GACTGACAGTGGCTGACCTTGTGTTTCCATG GTTTGTATTTATTATGGGATCTTCGATTTTTCTATCAATGACTTCTGTACTGCAGCGGggatcctcaaaattaaaattgctGGGGAAAATTGCCTGGAGGAGTTTTCTGTTAATCTGCATAGGAATTGTTATCGTGAATCCCAATTATTGCCTTGGTCCAT TGTCTTGGAATAAAGTGCGAATTCCTGGTGTGCTTCAGAGGCTGGGAGTGACTTACTTGGTGGTTGCTGTGTTAGAGCTCCTTTTTGCTAAACCTGTGCCTGAAAATTGTGCTTCg GAGAGAAGCTGTTCTTCTCTTCGGGACATCATACCtagctggccacagtggctctgcaTTCTGATGCTGGAAAGCATTTGGCTGGGCCTGACATTCTTCTTACCAGTTCCTGGTTGCCCCAT tGGTTATCTTGGGCCTGGTGGCATTGGAGATTTGGGGAAGTTTCCAAATTGTACTGGAGGAGCCGCTGGCTACATTGACCGCTTGCTCCTGGGCGACGATCATCTTTACCAGCATCCTTCTTCTCAT GTGCTTTACCACACCAAGATGGCCTATGATCCTGAAGGAATCCTAGGAACCATCAATTCCATCGTGATGGCATTTTTAGGAGTTCag GCAGGAAAAATACTGTTGTATTATAAGGATCAGACCAAAGACATCCTGATTAGATTCGCTGCCTGGTGTTGTGTTCTA GGGCTTATTTCTATGGCTTTGACGAAAATTTCTGAAAACGAAGGCTTTATTCCAGTAAACAAAAATCTCTG GTCCATTTCATATGTGACCACACTCAGTTCTTTTGCCTTTTTCATCCTGCTGATCCTGTACCCCGTGGTAGATGTAAGGGGACTATGGACAGGGGCCCCATTCTATTACCCAG GAATGAATTCTATTCTGGTGTACGTCGGCCATGAGGTGTTTAAGAACTACTTCCCCTTTCAGTGGAAGCTGGGGAATAACCAGTCACACAAAGAGCATCTAATACAGAACATAGTCGCCACTGCACTCTGGGTGTTCATTGCCTACGTTCTCTATAAAAAGAAGGTTTTTTGGAAAATCTGA
- the HGSNAT gene encoding heparan-alpha-glucosaminide N-acetyltransferase isoform X3 → MSGAPGAGRALAALLVAASVLSAALLAPSASPERGAESTPLPDSDNKSHVELKMDEALLLIYNELLGTNLTVYWNTERCYHCLYQVLVNVSRSRKQGKPSIAPVAVSTQYRSFLQLKDTLDEREVCSLEYKFGEFGNYSLLVKPLHNGVSEVACDIVVNENPVDSNLPVSIAFLVGLVLIIAISFLRFLLSLDDFNNWISKAINSRETDRLINSDLGSPSRADALSGDAQSETWRPSALPHRLRCVDTFRGISLILMVFVNYGGGKYWYFKHASWNGLTVADLVFPWFVFIMGSSIFLSMTSVLQRGSSKLKLLGKIAWRSFLLICIGIVIVNPNYCLGPLSWNKVRIPGVLQRLGVTYLVVAVLELLFAKPVPENCASERSCSSLRDIIPSWPQWLCILMLESIWLGLTFFLPVPGCPIGYLGPGGIGDLGKFPNCTGGAAGYIDRLLLGDDHLYQHPSSHVLYHTKMAYDPEGILGTINSIVMAFLGVQAGKILLYYKDQTKDILIRFAAWCCVLGLISMALTKISENEGFIPVNKNLWSISYVTTLSSFAFFILLILYPVVDVRGLWTGAPFYYPGTSSSSSRQQRRSKEKEE, encoded by the exons AtgagcggggcgccgggcgcgggtcGCGCGCTGGCTGCGCTGCTGGTGGCCGCGTCGGTGCTGAGCGCCGCGCTTCTGGCCCCCTCCGCTTCTCCTGAGCGCGGCGCCGAATCCACGCCGCTGCCAG ACTCGGACAACAAAAGCCATGTGGAGTTGAAGATGGATGAGGCTTTGCTGCTCATTTATAATGAATTACTTGGGACAAACTTGACTGTCTATTGGAATACTGAACGTTGTTATCAT TGCTTGTATCAGGTTCTAGTCAATGTTTCAAGAAGTAGAAAACAAGGGAAGCCTAGCATTGCACCTGTGGCAGTGAGCACCCAGTATCGATCCTTCCTGCAACTTAAGGATACCTTGGATGAGAGAGAAGTTTGTAG TCTGGAATACAAATTTGGAGAATTTGGAAACTATTCTCTCTTGGTAAAACCCCTCCATAATGGAGTCAGCGAAGTTGCTTGTGACATAGTTGTCAATGAGAATCCAGTTGACAGCAACCTTC ctgtgAGTATCGCATTCCTTGTTGGTCTGGTACTCATCATTGCAATATCCTTTCTAAGGTTCTTACTGAG CTTGGATGACTTTAATAATTGGatttcaaaagcaataaattctcgAGAAACTGATCGCCTCATAAATTCT GATCTGGGATCTCCAAGCAGGGCAGACGCTCTCAGTGGTGATGCCCAGTCAGAAACATGGCGCCCGTCTGCCCTACCACACCGCCTCCGCTGTGTGGACACATTCAGGGG GATATCTCTCATACTCATGGTTTTCGTTAATTATGGAGGAGGAAAATATTGGTACTTCAAGCATGCGAGTTGGAATG GACTGACAGTGGCTGACCTTGTGTTTCCATG GTTTGTATTTATTATGGGATCTTCGATTTTTCTATCAATGACTTCTGTACTGCAGCGGggatcctcaaaattaaaattgctGGGGAAAATTGCCTGGAGGAGTTTTCTGTTAATCTGCATAGGAATTGTTATCGTGAATCCCAATTATTGCCTTGGTCCAT TGTCTTGGAATAAAGTGCGAATTCCTGGTGTGCTTCAGAGGCTGGGAGTGACTTACTTGGTGGTTGCTGTGTTAGAGCTCCTTTTTGCTAAACCTGTGCCTGAAAATTGTGCTTCg GAGAGAAGCTGTTCTTCTCTTCGGGACATCATACCtagctggccacagtggctctgcaTTCTGATGCTGGAAAGCATTTGGCTGGGCCTGACATTCTTCTTACCAGTTCCTGGTTGCCCCAT tGGTTATCTTGGGCCTGGTGGCATTGGAGATTTGGGGAAGTTTCCAAATTGTACTGGAGGAGCCGCTGGCTACATTGACCGCTTGCTCCTGGGCGACGATCATCTTTACCAGCATCCTTCTTCTCAT GTGCTTTACCACACCAAGATGGCCTATGATCCTGAAGGAATCCTAGGAACCATCAATTCCATCGTGATGGCATTTTTAGGAGTTCag GCAGGAAAAATACTGTTGTATTATAAGGATCAGACCAAAGACATCCTGATTAGATTCGCTGCCTGGTGTTGTGTTCTA GGGCTTATTTCTATGGCTTTGACGAAAATTTCTGAAAACGAAGGCTTTATTCCAGTAAACAAAAATCTCTG GTCCATTTCATATGTGACCACACTCAGTTCTTTTGCCTTTTTCATCCTGCTGATCCTGTACCCCGTGGTAGATGTAAGGGGACTATGGACAGGGGCCCCATTCTATTACCCAG
- the HGSNAT gene encoding heparan-alpha-glucosaminide N-acetyltransferase isoform X2: MSGAPGAGRALAALLVAASVLSAALLAPSASPERGAESTPLPDSDNKSHVELKMDEALLLIYNELLGTNLTVYWNTERCYHCLYQVLVNVSRSRKQGKPSIAPVAVSTQYRSFLQLKDTLDEREVCSLEYKFGEFGNYSLLVKPLHNGVSEVACDIVVNENPVDSNLPVSIAFLVGLVLIIAISFLRFLLSLDDFNNWISKAINSRETDRLINSDLGSPSRADALSGDAQSETWRPSALPHRLRCVDTFRGISLILMVFVNYGGGKYWYFKHASWNGLTVADLVFPWFVFIMGSSIFLSMTSVLQRGSSKLKLLGKIAWRSFLLICIGIVIVNPNYCLGPLSWNKVRIPGVLQRLGVTYLVVAVLELLFAKPVPENCASERSCSSLRDIIPSWPQWLCILMLESIWLGLTFFLPVPGCPIGYLGPGGIGDLGKFPNCTGGAAGYIDRLLLGDDHLYQHPSSHVLYHTKMAYDPEGILGTINSIVMAFLGVQAGKILLYYKDQTKDILIRFAAWCCVLGLISMALTKISENEGFIPVNKNLWSISYVTTLSSFAFFILLILYPVVDVRGLWTGAPFYYPDCLLYLSLRNEFYSGVRRP, from the exons AtgagcggggcgccgggcgcgggtcGCGCGCTGGCTGCGCTGCTGGTGGCCGCGTCGGTGCTGAGCGCCGCGCTTCTGGCCCCCTCCGCTTCTCCTGAGCGCGGCGCCGAATCCACGCCGCTGCCAG ACTCGGACAACAAAAGCCATGTGGAGTTGAAGATGGATGAGGCTTTGCTGCTCATTTATAATGAATTACTTGGGACAAACTTGACTGTCTATTGGAATACTGAACGTTGTTATCAT TGCTTGTATCAGGTTCTAGTCAATGTTTCAAGAAGTAGAAAACAAGGGAAGCCTAGCATTGCACCTGTGGCAGTGAGCACCCAGTATCGATCCTTCCTGCAACTTAAGGATACCTTGGATGAGAGAGAAGTTTGTAG TCTGGAATACAAATTTGGAGAATTTGGAAACTATTCTCTCTTGGTAAAACCCCTCCATAATGGAGTCAGCGAAGTTGCTTGTGACATAGTTGTCAATGAGAATCCAGTTGACAGCAACCTTC ctgtgAGTATCGCATTCCTTGTTGGTCTGGTACTCATCATTGCAATATCCTTTCTAAGGTTCTTACTGAG CTTGGATGACTTTAATAATTGGatttcaaaagcaataaattctcgAGAAACTGATCGCCTCATAAATTCT GATCTGGGATCTCCAAGCAGGGCAGACGCTCTCAGTGGTGATGCCCAGTCAGAAACATGGCGCCCGTCTGCCCTACCACACCGCCTCCGCTGTGTGGACACATTCAGGGG GATATCTCTCATACTCATGGTTTTCGTTAATTATGGAGGAGGAAAATATTGGTACTTCAAGCATGCGAGTTGGAATG GACTGACAGTGGCTGACCTTGTGTTTCCATG GTTTGTATTTATTATGGGATCTTCGATTTTTCTATCAATGACTTCTGTACTGCAGCGGggatcctcaaaattaaaattgctGGGGAAAATTGCCTGGAGGAGTTTTCTGTTAATCTGCATAGGAATTGTTATCGTGAATCCCAATTATTGCCTTGGTCCAT TGTCTTGGAATAAAGTGCGAATTCCTGGTGTGCTTCAGAGGCTGGGAGTGACTTACTTGGTGGTTGCTGTGTTAGAGCTCCTTTTTGCTAAACCTGTGCCTGAAAATTGTGCTTCg GAGAGAAGCTGTTCTTCTCTTCGGGACATCATACCtagctggccacagtggctctgcaTTCTGATGCTGGAAAGCATTTGGCTGGGCCTGACATTCTTCTTACCAGTTCCTGGTTGCCCCAT tGGTTATCTTGGGCCTGGTGGCATTGGAGATTTGGGGAAGTTTCCAAATTGTACTGGAGGAGCCGCTGGCTACATTGACCGCTTGCTCCTGGGCGACGATCATCTTTACCAGCATCCTTCTTCTCAT GTGCTTTACCACACCAAGATGGCCTATGATCCTGAAGGAATCCTAGGAACCATCAATTCCATCGTGATGGCATTTTTAGGAGTTCag GCAGGAAAAATACTGTTGTATTATAAGGATCAGACCAAAGACATCCTGATTAGATTCGCTGCCTGGTGTTGTGTTCTA GGGCTTATTTCTATGGCTTTGACGAAAATTTCTGAAAACGAAGGCTTTATTCCAGTAAACAAAAATCTCTG GTCCATTTCATATGTGACCACACTCAGTTCTTTTGCCTTTTTCATCCTGCTGATCCTGTACCCCGTGGTAGATGTAAGGGGACTATGGACAGGGGCCCCATTCTATTACCCAG ATTGTCTTCTGTATCTCTCCTTAAGGAATGAATTCTATTCTGGTGTACGTCGGCCATGA
- the HGSNAT gene encoding heparan-alpha-glucosaminide N-acetyltransferase isoform X1, giving the protein MTGARPSAAEKRRAGQRGAGGGSPGCAGRERRHGGGQRTGSDAAARRKRLPELAPAASGMSGAPGAGRALAALLVAASVLSAALLAPSASPERGAESTPLPDSDNKSHVELKMDEALLLIYNELLGTNLTVYWNTERCYHCLYQVLVNVSRSRKQGKPSIAPVAVSTQYRSFLQLKDTLDEREVCSLEYKFGEFGNYSLLVKPLHNGVSEVACDIVVNENPVDSNLPVSIAFLVGLVLIIAISFLRFLLSLDDFNNWISKAINSRETDRLINSDLGSPSRADALSGDAQSETWRPSALPHRLRCVDTFRGISLILMVFVNYGGGKYWYFKHASWNGLTVADLVFPWFVFIMGSSIFLSMTSVLQRGSSKLKLLGKIAWRSFLLICIGIVIVNPNYCLGPLSWNKVRIPGVLQRLGVTYLVVAVLELLFAKPVPENCASERSCSSLRDIIPSWPQWLCILMLESIWLGLTFFLPVPGCPIGYLGPGGIGDLGKFPNCTGGAAGYIDRLLLGDDHLYQHPSSHVLYHTKMAYDPEGILGTINSIVMAFLGVQAGKILLYYKDQTKDILIRFAAWCCVLGLISMALTKISENEGFIPVNKNLWSISYVTTLSSFAFFILLILYPVVDVRGLWTGAPFYYPGMNSILVYVGHEVFKNYFPFQWKLGNNQSHKEHLIQNIVATALWVFIAYVLYKKKVFWKI; this is encoded by the exons ATGACGGGCGCGCGGCCGTCTGCTGCGGAGAAGCGCCGGGCAGGGCAGCGCGGCGCTGGCGGCGGTTCGCCCGGGTGTGCGGGGCGGGAGCGGCGCCACGGCGGAGGTCAAAGAACAGGGTCCGACGCGGCGGCGCGGCGGAAACGGTTGCCTGAGTTGGCGCCTGCGGCGAGCGGTAtgagcggggcgccgggcgcgggtcGCGCGCTGGCTGCGCTGCTGGTGGCCGCGTCGGTGCTGAGCGCCGCGCTTCTGGCCCCCTCCGCTTCTCCTGAGCGCGGCGCCGAATCCACGCCGCTGCCAG ACTCGGACAACAAAAGCCATGTGGAGTTGAAGATGGATGAGGCTTTGCTGCTCATTTATAATGAATTACTTGGGACAAACTTGACTGTCTATTGGAATACTGAACGTTGTTATCAT TGCTTGTATCAGGTTCTAGTCAATGTTTCAAGAAGTAGAAAACAAGGGAAGCCTAGCATTGCACCTGTGGCAGTGAGCACCCAGTATCGATCCTTCCTGCAACTTAAGGATACCTTGGATGAGAGAGAAGTTTGTAG TCTGGAATACAAATTTGGAGAATTTGGAAACTATTCTCTCTTGGTAAAACCCCTCCATAATGGAGTCAGCGAAGTTGCTTGTGACATAGTTGTCAATGAGAATCCAGTTGACAGCAACCTTC ctgtgAGTATCGCATTCCTTGTTGGTCTGGTACTCATCATTGCAATATCCTTTCTAAGGTTCTTACTGAG CTTGGATGACTTTAATAATTGGatttcaaaagcaataaattctcgAGAAACTGATCGCCTCATAAATTCT GATCTGGGATCTCCAAGCAGGGCAGACGCTCTCAGTGGTGATGCCCAGTCAGAAACATGGCGCCCGTCTGCCCTACCACACCGCCTCCGCTGTGTGGACACATTCAGGGG GATATCTCTCATACTCATGGTTTTCGTTAATTATGGAGGAGGAAAATATTGGTACTTCAAGCATGCGAGTTGGAATG GACTGACAGTGGCTGACCTTGTGTTTCCATG GTTTGTATTTATTATGGGATCTTCGATTTTTCTATCAATGACTTCTGTACTGCAGCGGggatcctcaaaattaaaattgctGGGGAAAATTGCCTGGAGGAGTTTTCTGTTAATCTGCATAGGAATTGTTATCGTGAATCCCAATTATTGCCTTGGTCCAT TGTCTTGGAATAAAGTGCGAATTCCTGGTGTGCTTCAGAGGCTGGGAGTGACTTACTTGGTGGTTGCTGTGTTAGAGCTCCTTTTTGCTAAACCTGTGCCTGAAAATTGTGCTTCg GAGAGAAGCTGTTCTTCTCTTCGGGACATCATACCtagctggccacagtggctctgcaTTCTGATGCTGGAAAGCATTTGGCTGGGCCTGACATTCTTCTTACCAGTTCCTGGTTGCCCCAT tGGTTATCTTGGGCCTGGTGGCATTGGAGATTTGGGGAAGTTTCCAAATTGTACTGGAGGAGCCGCTGGCTACATTGACCGCTTGCTCCTGGGCGACGATCATCTTTACCAGCATCCTTCTTCTCAT GTGCTTTACCACACCAAGATGGCCTATGATCCTGAAGGAATCCTAGGAACCATCAATTCCATCGTGATGGCATTTTTAGGAGTTCag GCAGGAAAAATACTGTTGTATTATAAGGATCAGACCAAAGACATCCTGATTAGATTCGCTGCCTGGTGTTGTGTTCTA GGGCTTATTTCTATGGCTTTGACGAAAATTTCTGAAAACGAAGGCTTTATTCCAGTAAACAAAAATCTCTG GTCCATTTCATATGTGACCACACTCAGTTCTTTTGCCTTTTTCATCCTGCTGATCCTGTACCCCGTGGTAGATGTAAGGGGACTATGGACAGGGGCCCCATTCTATTACCCAG GAATGAATTCTATTCTGGTGTACGTCGGCCATGAGGTGTTTAAGAACTACTTCCCCTTTCAGTGGAAGCTGGGGAATAACCAGTCACACAAAGAGCATCTAATACAGAACATAGTCGCCACTGCACTCTGGGTGTTCATTGCCTACGTTCTCTATAAAAAGAAGGTTTTTTGGAAAATCTGA